CCTCTGCCTGCACTTTAAGCACGGAAAGCTGCTTCTCAAGCATTTCAAAGAGATTAAAATCTTCAGGACGCAGTTCCATCTTGCGAGCTTCAATTTTGGAAATATCAAGGATATCGTTGATAATATGCAGCAATGATCCGGCTGCTTTTTTAACCGTAACCAGATAGCCCTGCTGTTCCTCGGTTAAATCGGTATTCAGGGTCATCTCACTCATACCGATAATGGCACTGATGGGCGTACGGATTTCATGACTCATATTGGCGAGAAATTCACTCTTGGCCCTGCTGGCTTCCTCAGCTGCATCTCGTGCTTCGCAAAGTTCAACTTCACTGCGCTTGCGCTCAGTAATATCCTGTCCCACAGCAAGCACGCCCAGCGCACCGCCCTTGGCATCCAGCAACCGGGAAAGGGACCACTGGATCATGCGCTCCTCGCCACCTCTGGCGGTCACGTAATTTTCCAGCAAACGCAGGGGATTGCCGGAAAGAACCGTTGCAAACTGACGGTTGTGGTCTGCCCAGAGCCGTTCGGGCACGAACAGTTCGTAATAATCCCGCCCCAGCACCTCATGACGGGTGCGACCAAAAAGATGCTCAGCCATGCGGTTGAACTCAAGAATCTTTTTGTCCGGGGAAAGGAGTATGATCACACTTTCAGCAGTCTTAACCAGTGACCGGAAACGGTAGGCACTTTCCTTGAGAGCCTCTTCCACCTTTTTTCTGGTGGTAATGTCTTCCACACTGGCGACAACTTTTTTAATACTGCCGTCATCGGAAATGATCGGGGAAGCGTTAATGGACAGAAGCACCTTGCGGCCATCCATCCAATGAATGGCATGGCGTATATCAAGCACCGCATTGCGGATTTTCATGACCCGGTTGAAGGCCAATCTTTCATCAGGAAAGGGGGAACCGTCGTGAGCGGAGATCTTCCAGACAGGATCATTATGCTGCCTGCCGATGATTTCCTCACGAGCCACACCATGCACCCGCGCGGCCTGATCATTAGCAAAAATAATCTTGCCGTCATTATCAATGACCAGAATTCCCATGGGGCTTGTTTCCATGATACTGCCCATAAGATCACGCTCACGCTGCAACTCAATCTCGACCTTTTTTCTCCTATCAATATTGAGATAAAGAAAACCGATGAAAACAAGCAGAACAGTAATAATAATGCCCGCACCAATGATAAGAATCCTATCAAGATTGCCAGCCCCAAGCTCGGTAAGTGTACCGGACAGCCAGCCTTCGGCAAGGATGTCCGAACATCCAGGCAGGAACAATAATATAGCAAACAGTATTGTACGCAGCATAGTTTTAAATCTGTATCTGAGGTTTCCGTTTATCCAGTTATGAGATTTTATATCAGCTTAAGCGATAAATAGATCACATACATCATTATCGTTATTAATCCC
The DNA window shown above is from Marinifilum sp. JC120 and carries:
- a CDS encoding PAS domain-containing sensor histidine kinase — protein: MLRTILFAILLFLPGCSDILAEGWLSGTLTELGAGNLDRILIIGAGIIITVLLVFIGFLYLNIDRRKKVEIELQRERDLMGSIMETSPMGILVIDNDGKIIFANDQAARVHGVAREEIIGRQHNDPVWKISAHDGSPFPDERLAFNRVMKIRNAVLDIRHAIHWMDGRKVLLSINASPIISDDGSIKKVVASVEDITTRKKVEEALKESAYRFRSLVKTAESVIILLSPDKKILEFNRMAEHLFGRTRHEVLGRDYYELFVPERLWADHNRQFATVLSGNPLRLLENYVTARGGEERMIQWSLSRLLDAKGGALGVLAVGQDITERKRSEVELCEARDAAEEASRAKSEFLANMSHEIRTPISAIIGMSEMTLNTDLTEEQQGYLVTVKKAAGSLLHIINDILDISKIEARKMELRPEDFNLFEMLEKQLSVLKVQAEEKGIELRAHVSDDVSRCYHGDEYRLGQIIINLVGNAIKFTEKGYVEISVDHAGSFEEGAVLEFRVKDTGIGISDDKAEKLFESFVQLNAGYSKRHPGSGLGLAISRQLVEMMGGHITFTSKKGWGSEFKFTIKLKSSVGECVETETSLLNENRDEKDLVARILLAEDNATNQLYIAHFLTEQGFEVETAENGIEALELLEKSGPFDAILMDVQMPEMDGLEATKKIREQGSDIPIIALTAYAMEGDREKFLSNGMDAYSSKPVNIDELVQIIGKLVPHTKH